One stretch of Nycticebus coucang isolate mNycCou1 chromosome 7, mNycCou1.pri, whole genome shotgun sequence DNA includes these proteins:
- the LOC128589810 gene encoding CD302 antigen isoform X3, whose product MPRAALPRLLLPLLGLAAATLADCPSSSWVQFQGSCYVFLQEALKVESIEDVRSQCTDHGADMVSIHNEEENAFILDVLRKQWKSPDDILLGMFYDTDDASFKWFDNSNMTFNKWTDQEDGEDLIDTCAFLHTKTGEWRKGNCEVSSVEGTLCKAAIPYERKYLSDNYILISALVIAITVVLTVLGAIIWFLYKRNSDFGFTTVFSTAPQSPHDDDCILVATEENEYTVQLE is encoded by the exons atTGTCCTTCATCCAGTTGGGTTCAGTTCCAAGGCAGTTGTTATGTTTTCCTTCAAGAAGCTCTCAAAGTAGAAAGCATAGAGGATGTCAGAAGTCAATGTACTGACCATG gagCAGACATGGTAAGCATacataatgaagaagaaaatgcttttatccTAGATGTTTTGAGAAAGCAATGGAAAAGCCCAGATGATATCCTGCTAGGCATGTTTTATGACACAGACG ATGCGAGTTTCAAGTGGTTTGATAATTCAAATATGACATTTAATAAGTGGACAGACCAAGAAGATGGTGAGGATCTAATTGACACCTGTGCTTTTCTGCACACCAAGACAGGtgaatggagaaaaggaaattgtGAAGTTTCTTCCGTGGAAGGAACACTATGTAAAGCAGCTA tcccatatgaaaggaaatatttatcag atAACTACATTTTAATATCAGCTTTGGTGATTGCTATCACTGTAGTTTTGACAGTTTTGGGAGCAATCATTTGGTTCCTGTATAAAAGAAATTCTGATTTTGGTTTCACCACAGTTTTTTCAACTGCACCCCAATCACCTCATGATGATGACTGCATTTTGGTAGctacagaagaaaatgaatacacTGTTCAACTTGAGTAA